A window of Vibrio ishigakensis contains these coding sequences:
- a CDS encoding radical SAM protein, whose amino-acid sequence MQYEGKVYRPWPEANSILIQTTIGCSINTCTFCSMFDDKRFRIRDIDDIFADIDELRRIFPHVESIFLIDGNVMTARTDFLLKVLDRVKQVFPESKKISMYSGLNDFRRKTVSELKEIKDAGLDLAYCGLESGDPVVLERIKKRMTREHAIEGMAMAKEAGIETLLSFIFGLGGKERSREHIEGTVSLLNILQPEQIAPMALAVQPGTELEREVHSGEFILPTPMQVLEEEKYLLENLNFPTYYWGDHGNNIATMRGQLPQCQPDFLEHINLHIAKNPVAKENVIKTFSW is encoded by the coding sequence ATGCAGTATGAAGGAAAAGTTTATCGCCCTTGGCCTGAGGCAAACAGCATCCTGATCCAAACCACAATTGGTTGCAGCATCAACACCTGCACCTTCTGTAGCATGTTTGACGATAAGCGCTTTCGTATCCGTGACATCGACGATATCTTTGCGGACATAGATGAGCTGCGTCGCATCTTTCCACACGTTGAATCCATCTTCTTAATCGATGGCAACGTGATGACTGCGCGAACCGACTTTCTGCTTAAGGTACTAGACCGCGTTAAACAGGTTTTTCCTGAAAGCAAGAAGATCTCTATGTACTCTGGGCTTAACGATTTTCGTCGTAAGACGGTTTCTGAGCTAAAAGAGATCAAGGATGCCGGTCTAGATCTCGCCTACTGCGGTTTAGAGTCTGGCGACCCAGTTGTACTTGAGCGCATCAAAAAACGCATGACTCGTGAGCACGCCATTGAAGGTATGGCGATGGCAAAAGAAGCAGGCATTGAGACCCTACTCTCTTTCATCTTCGGTCTAGGTGGTAAAGAGCGCTCTCGTGAGCATATCGAAGGAACAGTCAGCCTACTGAACATCCTGCAGCCAGAGCAAATTGCACCTATGGCGCTAGCAGTTCAGCCAGGTACAGAGCTTGAGCGTGAAGTGCACAGTGGTGAGTTTATCCTGCCTACCCCGATGCAGGTACTGGAAGAAGAGAAGTATCTTCTAGAGAACTTAAACTTCCCGACCTATTACTGGGGCGATCACGGTAACAACATCGCTACCATGAGGGGTCAACTGCCACAATGTCAGCCAGATTTCTTAGAGCACATTAATCTGCACATTGCTAAGAACCCAGTGGCAAAAGAGAACGTCATCAAGACCTTCTCTTGGTAA
- the trpB gene encoding tryptophan synthase subunit beta — translation MAKLDAYFGEFGGQYVPQILVPALDQLEQAFIDAQQDPEFRSEFMGLLQEYAGRPTALTLARNLTKGTKTKLYLKREDLLHGGAHKTNQVLGQALLAKRMGKTEIIAETGAGQHGVASALACALLGLKCRVYMGAKDVERQSPNVFRMRLMGAEVIPVHSGSATLKDACNEALRDWSASYEDSHYLLGTAAGPHPFPTIVREFQHMIGEETKNQILAREGRLPDAVIACVGGGSNAIGMFSDFIEEESVKLIGVEPAGKGIDTDMHGAPLKHGKLGIFFGMKAPLMQDTHGQIEESYSVSAGLDFPSVGPQHAHLNATGRAQYESISDDEALETFQSIARNEGIIAALESSHAVAYALKMAHENPEKEQLLVVNLSGRGDKDIFTVHDILKEKGEL, via the coding sequence ATGGCGAAATTAGATGCCTATTTTGGCGAGTTTGGTGGTCAGTATGTACCACAAATTCTAGTGCCAGCGCTTGATCAACTAGAACAAGCCTTTATCGATGCTCAGCAAGACCCAGAGTTTCGTAGTGAGTTTATGGGCCTACTTCAAGAGTACGCAGGTCGCCCAACCGCGCTTACCCTAGCTCGCAACCTGACTAAGGGCACTAAAACCAAGCTTTATCTCAAGCGTGAAGACCTGCTTCACGGCGGCGCGCACAAAACCAACCAAGTTCTAGGCCAAGCGCTTCTTGCTAAGCGTATGGGTAAGACAGAGATCATCGCTGAAACTGGCGCTGGTCAGCACGGTGTAGCATCTGCACTTGCTTGTGCCCTACTTGGCCTTAAGTGCCGCGTTTACATGGGTGCAAAGGACGTTGAGCGTCAAAGCCCGAACGTATTCCGTATGCGTCTAATGGGCGCTGAGGTAATCCCAGTACACTCTGGCTCAGCAACCCTAAAAGATGCATGTAACGAAGCGCTTCGTGACTGGTCTGCAAGCTATGAAGACTCTCACTACCTACTAGGTACTGCAGCCGGTCCTCACCCATTCCCAACTATCGTGCGTGAATTCCAACACATGATTGGTGAAGAGACCAAGAACCAGATCCTAGCGCGTGAAGGTCGCCTACCAGACGCGGTAATCGCATGTGTGGGTGGTGGTTCAAACGCTATCGGTATGTTCTCTGACTTCATCGAGGAAGAGAGCGTGAAGCTTATCGGTGTTGAACCAGCAGGTAAAGGTATCGATACCGACATGCACGGTGCACCACTTAAGCACGGTAAGCTAGGCATCTTCTTCGGTATGAAAGCGCCTCTGATGCAAGATACACACGGTCAGATTGAAGAGTCTTACTCTGTATCTGCGGGCCTAGACTTCCCATCAGTAGGTCCTCAACACGCGCACCTAAATGCAACTGGTCGTGCTCAATATGAGTCAATCAGTGATGACGAAGCGCTAGAGACCTTCCAATCTATCGCTCGTAACGAAGGCATCATCGCAGCACTAGAATCTTCACACGCTGTGGCCTATGCCCTTAAGATGGCACACGAAAACCCAGAAAAAGAACAGCTATTGGTAGTGAACCTATCAGGCCGTGGTGACAAAGATATCTTCACCGTACACGACATTCTAAAAGAGAAAGGAGAACTGTAA
- the trpCF gene encoding bifunctional indole-3-glycerol-phosphate synthase TrpC/phosphoribosylanthranilate isomerase TrpF — MSEHITQQNRDMAQVLAKIVDDKAIWVAERKQAQPLETFRDALEPSDRNFYEALSGDKTKFILECKKASPSKGLIRDDFDLDYIASIYANHADAISVLTDEKYFQGNFDFLPQVKKLTTQPVLCKDFMIDTYQVYLARHYQANAILLMLSVLNNEEYKELAEVAHSLGMGVLTEVSNDEELERAIELKAKVVGINNRNLRDLTIDLNRTKELAPKLPEGTTVISESGIYNHQQVRDLSKFANGFLIGSSLMAEQNLELAVRKVLIGENKVCGLTHADDAAKAYQAGAVFGGLIFADKSQRKVDEEAARLTMAGAPLKYVGVFQNHSVEEVTNLANALELSAVQLHGDEDQAFVDDLKQNLDDSVEVWKAYGVMEDMPSFINNVDRHLLDSKVGNQSGGTGVAFDWTKINDKNVMLAGGLNPDNVAEAAELGVKGLDLNSGVESELGKKSKQKLEQAFKAIRNY, encoded by the coding sequence ATGTCAGAGCACATTACCCAACAAAACCGCGACATGGCACAGGTACTGGCTAAGATTGTCGACGACAAAGCGATTTGGGTTGCAGAGCGCAAGCAAGCTCAGCCTCTAGAGACCTTTAGGGATGCTCTAGAGCCATCAGACCGCAACTTCTATGAAGCATTAAGCGGTGATAAAACTAAGTTTATCCTTGAGTGTAAAAAGGCATCCCCATCTAAGGGCCTTATTCGAGATGATTTCGACCTAGATTACATCGCATCTATCTATGCCAATCACGCCGATGCTATTTCAGTACTGACCGATGAGAAATACTTCCAAGGTAATTTTGACTTCCTGCCACAGGTTAAGAAACTGACGACTCAGCCTGTATTGTGTAAGGATTTCATGATTGATACCTATCAGGTTTATCTAGCGCGTCACTATCAAGCGAATGCTATCTTGCTGATGCTGTCTGTACTCAATAATGAAGAGTACAAAGAGCTAGCAGAAGTGGCTCACTCGCTTGGTATGGGCGTACTAACAGAGGTCAGCAACGATGAAGAGCTAGAGCGCGCTATCGAGCTCAAAGCTAAGGTTGTGGGCATCAACAACCGTAACCTTCGCGACCTGACTATCGACCTGAACCGTACTAAAGAATTGGCACCCAAGCTTCCTGAAGGCACCACGGTTATCTCTGAGTCTGGTATCTACAACCACCAGCAAGTGCGTGATCTATCCAAGTTTGCGAATGGCTTCTTGATTGGTAGCTCGCTAATGGCAGAGCAAAACCTTGAACTTGCAGTACGTAAGGTGCTGATTGGCGAGAACAAGGTATGCGGTCTTACCCACGCTGATGATGCAGCTAAAGCGTATCAAGCCGGTGCGGTTTTCGGTGGTCTTATCTTCGCTGACAAATCCCAGCGTAAAGTAGATGAAGAAGCGGCTCGTCTAACCATGGCTGGTGCACCGCTGAAATACGTGGGCGTATTCCAAAACCATAGTGTTGAGGAAGTAACAAATCTCGCCAACGCACTAGAGCTTAGCGCAGTTCAGCTTCACGGTGATGAAGACCAAGCCTTTGTAGATGATCTTAAGCAAAACCTCGATGATAGCGTTGAGGTGTGGAAGGCGTATGGCGTGATGGAAGATATGCCATCGTTTATCAACAACGTTGACCGTCACCTACTGGATTCCAAAGTAGGCAATCAAAGTGGTGGCACAGGTGTCGCGTTCGATTGGACTAAAATCAACGACAAGAATGTAATGTTGGCAGGCGGTCTCAACCCTGACAACGTAGCCGAGGCAGCAGAGCTTGGAGTGAAGGGCCTAGACCTTAACTCAGGCGTTGAATCTGAGCTAGGCAAGAAGAGCAAACAGAAGCTAGAACAAGCTTTCAAAGCGATTCGAAACTACTGA
- a CDS encoding LysR family transcriptional regulator, which yields MNLEHLKLFVRLSATHNISQAGKELGISPAVASTYINKLETALETRLVHRTTRKVSLTEEGEAFLPHAEEVLASVEAARASVGSGDALPSGTLRITAPASFGRMHLIPGLKDFMKAYPSLNLDLRLSDSIIDMVEGGFDIAIRNAQLKDSSLIARKLAADKRIICASPEYLENNGTPQSPEELKQHACVQLSGLESWAFNTDDGVVTVKPMSQLRADNGEAVRDACVDGLGIAMCSQWCVYKEMQNGALVPILQQTPLASESALWAVYPSSRLLAPKVRAFIDYFTEYFGSPAYWDAQCEAKLAK from the coding sequence GTGAATCTTGAGCATTTAAAACTCTTTGTTAGGTTATCCGCAACTCACAATATCAGCCAAGCAGGTAAGGAGCTTGGGATTTCACCTGCGGTTGCCAGCACATATATCAATAAGCTAGAAACTGCATTGGAAACTAGGTTGGTACACAGAACCACGCGAAAGGTCTCTTTAACTGAAGAGGGGGAAGCGTTTCTTCCTCATGCTGAAGAGGTATTGGCAAGCGTTGAAGCTGCAAGGGCATCGGTGGGAAGTGGTGATGCATTGCCTTCGGGTACTCTGCGTATTACCGCACCAGCTTCTTTTGGACGAATGCATCTGATCCCAGGGCTTAAAGATTTTATGAAAGCCTATCCGAGCCTTAATTTAGACCTCAGACTGTCTGATTCCATTATTGATATGGTCGAGGGGGGCTTTGATATTGCGATTCGAAACGCACAGCTTAAAGACTCCAGCCTTATCGCCAGAAAACTGGCGGCAGATAAACGTATTATCTGCGCATCCCCTGAATATCTTGAGAACAACGGCACCCCCCAATCACCGGAAGAGTTGAAGCAGCATGCCTGCGTGCAACTCTCTGGCCTAGAATCATGGGCATTTAATACGGATGATGGCGTGGTCACAGTAAAACCCATGAGCCAACTTCGAGCGGACAATGGTGAAGCGGTGCGTGATGCCTGTGTGGATGGCCTTGGGATCGCAATGTGTTCCCAGTGGTGCGTGTATAAAGAGATGCAAAATGGTGCTCTGGTGCCGATTTTGCAACAGACCCCACTGGCGTCAGAGTCCGCACTGTGGGCAGTGTATCCGAGCTCGAGATTGCTTGCGCCTAAGGTGCGCGCCTTTATCGATTATTTTACTGAGTATTTTGGCTCACCGGCGTATTGGGACGCGCAGTGTGAAGCCAAGCTAGCCAAATAA
- a CDS encoding aminodeoxychorismate/anthranilate synthase component II, translating to MANILFIDNFDSFTYNLVDQFRTLGHKVTVYRNQISVEVIEKAVQSVEDPVLLLSPGPGAPSEAGNMPAIVQRFKGEVPIIGICLGHQAIVEAYGGTVAGAGEIVHGKVSMMEHAGHATYASLPSPFAIARYHSLVATKVTDDLTITAQVDDLVMSVVHEQDKVCGFQFHPESIMTTYGATLLENSIEWALNKHDAAE from the coding sequence ATGGCTAATATCCTGTTTATCGATAACTTCGATTCATTTACCTACAACCTAGTGGATCAGTTCCGCACTCTAGGTCACAAGGTTACCGTATACCGCAACCAGATCTCGGTAGAGGTCATTGAAAAAGCGGTGCAGTCTGTTGAAGACCCTGTATTGCTGCTCTCTCCAGGCCCAGGCGCTCCAAGTGAAGCAGGCAATATGCCGGCTATTGTCCAACGTTTTAAGGGTGAAGTGCCGATTATCGGTATCTGTCTTGGCCATCAGGCTATCGTTGAAGCGTATGGCGGCACCGTCGCCGGTGCAGGCGAGATTGTGCACGGTAAGGTATCTATGATGGAGCACGCTGGACACGCTACTTATGCAAGTCTGCCGTCACCATTTGCCATCGCGCGCTACCACTCTCTAGTGGCGACCAAGGTGACGGATGACCTAACCATCACAGCTCAAGTGGATGACCTAGTGATGTCTGTTGTGCATGAGCAAGATAAAGTGTGTGGATTTCAGTTCCATCCTGAGTCTATTATGACCACCTACGGCGCGACCCTACTTGAGAACTCTATCGAGTGGGCCCTAAACAAACACGACGCAGCAGAATAA
- a CDS encoding ACT domain-containing protein, with product MSGMTDLDEILSSLSPELKPGRFVFCTVPSSFEAFASLSPVAMFMEQEGLTVVLRREYANSAGLDFHGEFSQITLAVHSSLESVGLTAAVSSALAAEEISANVIAAYYHDHVFVPVDKTKEALEVLQGLTGK from the coding sequence ATGAGTGGAATGACGGACTTAGATGAGATTCTTTCTTCTCTTTCTCCAGAACTAAAACCGGGACGTTTTGTATTTTGCACCGTCCCCTCTTCTTTCGAGGCGTTCGCCTCTCTCTCTCCTGTGGCCATGTTTATGGAACAGGAAGGCCTCACTGTGGTGCTTCGTAGAGAATACGCCAATAGTGCCGGCTTGGATTTTCACGGTGAGTTCTCGCAGATAACACTTGCTGTACATTCCAGCTTGGAATCAGTGGGGTTAACAGCAGCTGTCTCAAGCGCACTGGCCGCTGAAGAGATCAGCGCAAATGTCATTGCGGCCTACTACCATGACCATGTGTTTGTTCCAGTAGATAAAACTAAAGAAGCACTGGAAGTGCTTCAAGGTTTAACCGGTAAATAG
- a CDS encoding SDR family NAD(P)-dependent oxidoreductase produces MQKTILLTGATDGIGLETAKMLLEQGHRVLMHGRNPNKLKDVVDSLSPQYPEQMESFIADLSSMADVKRLASEVLAKHPKLDVLINNAGVFGGISNTTSVDGLDVRFAVNTYAPYLLTQLLLPALETGRVVNLSSAAQSPVNINDLAKKTDISDNSAYAQSKLAITIWTQDLAEKLGDQGPMVVAVNPASLLGSKMVKDAYGIAGGDLFIGADILVRAALSEEFADASGKYFDNDSGRFAAPHPEAANKAKVQQVVQTIEDVLATL; encoded by the coding sequence ATGCAAAAGACTATTCTGCTTACTGGTGCAACAGATGGTATCGGCCTAGAAACCGCTAAGATGCTTCTTGAGCAAGGTCATCGTGTGCTTATGCACGGCAGAAACCCAAATAAACTCAAAGATGTTGTCGACTCACTTTCCCCGCAATATCCAGAGCAGATGGAGAGCTTCATTGCAGACCTATCGAGCATGGCAGATGTTAAGCGTCTTGCTTCTGAGGTATTAGCCAAACATCCTAAGCTAGATGTACTGATCAACAACGCCGGTGTGTTTGGCGGCATCAGCAACACTACCTCCGTTGATGGCCTAGATGTTCGCTTTGCAGTAAACACCTATGCACCGTACCTGCTGACTCAACTGCTGCTTCCTGCGCTTGAGACAGGTCGCGTGGTTAACCTTTCTTCGGCAGCGCAATCACCAGTGAACATTAATGACCTAGCCAAGAAGACGGATATCTCTGATAACAGCGCCTATGCTCAAAGTAAGCTAGCTATCACTATCTGGACTCAGGACCTAGCGGAAAAGCTTGGCGATCAAGGACCTATGGTGGTTGCAGTAAACCCAGCTTCCCTGCTAGGCAGTAAGATGGTTAAAGATGCCTATGGTATCGCAGGCGGCGATCTTTTTATTGGCGCGGATATTTTGGTGCGTGCTGCGCTTTCTGAGGAATTCGCGGATGCATCGGGTAAGTATTTTGATAACGATTCAGGTCGTTTCGCAGCCCCTCACCCAGAGGCGGCTAACAAGGCTAAGGTGCAGCAGGTGGTTCAAACCATTGAAGATGTGCTAGCGACACTGTAA
- a CDS encoding DsbA family protein, translated as MSQPKLFYVYDPMCAWCWGYKPTWEKVKATLPAEVEVQCLLGGLAPDSDEAMPMEMRAAIESYWERISGLLGTEFNHDFWRNNTPRRSTYPACRACLLARDEGKELEMIQAIQHAYYRDAKNPSDTEVLVETADLIGLDVGAFAEQLHSDETRLRLRGEIEMARTIGGNSFPSLFLQVGTTITELPIEYADADKTVAQIKGLLNNTVIT; from the coding sequence ATGAGCCAGCCAAAACTCTTTTATGTGTATGACCCTATGTGTGCCTGGTGTTGGGGGTACAAACCAACGTGGGAGAAGGTGAAAGCCACCTTGCCAGCTGAGGTTGAAGTGCAGTGTTTACTTGGAGGGCTTGCGCCAGATTCTGATGAAGCCATGCCGATGGAGATGCGCGCCGCCATTGAGTCTTATTGGGAGCGTATTTCTGGTTTACTAGGTACAGAATTCAACCATGATTTCTGGCGTAACAATACCCCAAGACGCTCTACCTATCCGGCTTGTCGCGCATGCCTGCTTGCCCGAGACGAAGGCAAAGAGCTGGAGATGATTCAAGCGATTCAGCATGCTTACTATCGTGATGCCAAGAATCCGAGCGATACTGAGGTGCTAGTGGAGACCGCAGACTTAATCGGTCTGGACGTGGGGGCATTTGCCGAACAGTTGCATTCCGACGAGACTCGTTTGAGACTGCGTGGCGAGATAGAGATGGCGCGCACCATTGGTGGAAATAGCTTTCCATCTCTGTTCTTACAAGTAGGGACAACCATTACTGAACTGCCAATTGAATATGCAGATGCAGATAAAACTGTCGCTCAGATCAAAGGATTATTGAACAACACAGTAATTACATAA
- the trpA gene encoding tryptophan synthase subunit alpha — MDRYAALFERLDGKNQGAFVPFVTIGDPNPEQSLAIMKTLADSGADALELGIPFSDPLADGPTIQGANIRALDSKTTPTICFDLIKQIRTEYPDLPIGLLVYANLVFANGIDTFYASCAEAGVDSVLIADVPTGESAEFNEAAKKAGVHAIFIAPPTATDETLKEVSTLGGGYTYLLSRAGVTGAETKANMPVQHMLDRLNQFDAPPALLGFGISEPSQVKTAIEAGAAGAISGSAVVKIIQANVGDSSAMLEKLGEFVRNMKAATQK, encoded by the coding sequence ATGGACCGTTACGCTGCGCTGTTTGAGCGTCTAGATGGAAAAAACCAAGGTGCTTTCGTTCCTTTCGTAACTATCGGTGATCCAAATCCAGAACAATCTCTGGCTATCATGAAGACCTTAGCTGACTCAGGTGCCGACGCGCTTGAGCTGGGTATTCCTTTCTCTGATCCATTGGCAGATGGTCCAACAATCCAAGGCGCTAACATCCGTGCTTTGGACTCAAAGACCACACCAACTATCTGCTTCGACCTCATCAAGCAGATCCGCACCGAGTACCCAGACCTTCCAATCGGTCTTTTGGTATACGCAAACCTAGTATTTGCTAACGGTATCGACACCTTTTACGCGTCATGCGCAGAAGCGGGCGTTGATTCAGTTCTGATTGCCGATGTACCAACAGGAGAGAGTGCTGAGTTCAACGAAGCAGCCAAGAAAGCTGGCGTACACGCTATCTTTATCGCGCCGCCAACAGCGACCGATGAAACCCTAAAAGAGGTTTCTACTCTGGGTGGTGGTTACACCTACCTACTTTCTCGCGCCGGTGTAACGGGTGCAGAAACTAAGGCAAACATGCCAGTTCAGCACATGCTAGATCGCCTAAACCAGTTCGATGCTCCACCAGCACTGCTTGGTTTTGGTATCTCAGAGCCATCGCAGGTGAAAACCGCTATTGAAGCTGGCGCTGCGGGTGCTATCTCAGGTTCAGCTGTGGTTAAGATCATCCAAGCAAATGTGGGTGATTCAAGCGCTATGCTAGAAAAGCTTGGTGAATTTGTTCGCAACATGAAGGCGGCTACTCAGAAGTAA
- the trpD gene encoding anthranilate phosphoribosyltransferase: MQQILEKLYDQQSLSIEESQQLFDQIIKGEVDPIVLSAALTALKIKGETPQEIAGAAKALLANAQPFPRPDYDFADIVGTGGDGSNTFNISTTSAFVAAAVGLKVAKHGNRGVSSKSGSSDLLDSFGINLAMSAEDTAKAVDDIGVAFLFAPQYHQGVKHAMPVRQTLKTRTIFNILGPLINPARPNIELMGVYDESLVAPIAETMLQMNMKRAAVVHGSGLDEVAIHGSTTVAEIKDGKIEHYSLTAEDFGLETYPLEALKGGTPDENRAIVTNLLSGKGTPAQEAAVAANVALLMRLFGHEDLKANAQQAIDAMRSGKAMTLVEQLAARG; encoded by the coding sequence ATGCAACAGATCCTAGAAAAACTTTACGATCAGCAAAGCCTGAGCATTGAGGAGAGTCAACAGCTGTTTGACCAGATCATCAAAGGCGAAGTAGACCCTATCGTTTTGAGTGCTGCGCTAACTGCACTAAAGATCAAAGGCGAGACACCACAAGAAATCGCAGGTGCGGCGAAAGCACTACTGGCTAACGCTCAGCCTTTCCCTCGCCCAGATTATGATTTTGCCGATATCGTAGGTACTGGTGGCGACGGTTCAAACACCTTCAACATCTCAACCACTTCAGCGTTTGTAGCCGCAGCTGTAGGCCTTAAAGTCGCTAAGCACGGTAACCGTGGCGTATCGAGCAAGTCTGGTTCATCCGATCTTCTAGACTCTTTCGGCATCAACCTTGCGATGAGCGCTGAAGACACAGCTAAAGCAGTTGACGATATCGGTGTGGCTTTCCTATTCGCACCTCAATATCACCAAGGTGTGAAACACGCGATGCCAGTGCGTCAAACCCTAAAAACGCGCACCATCTTTAATATCCTAGGCCCGCTTATTAACCCTGCTCGCCCAAACATCGAGCTGATGGGTGTGTACGATGAAAGCCTAGTTGCGCCAATCGCAGAAACTATGCTGCAAATGAACATGAAGCGTGCTGCTGTTGTTCACGGCAGTGGTCTGGATGAAGTGGCTATCCACGGCTCAACCACAGTTGCAGAAATCAAAGACGGCAAAATTGAACACTATAGTTTAACTGCAGAAGATTTCGGCCTTGAGACCTATCCTCTTGAGGCACTAAAAGGTGGCACACCGGATGAAAACCGCGCTATCGTGACCAACCTACTCAGTGGCAAAGGCACGCCTGCGCAAGAAGCCGCTGTTGCGGCAAACGTTGCCCTGCTGATGCGCCTATTTGGCCACGAAGACCTAAAAGCCAACGCTCAGCAAGCAATCGATGCAATGCGCAGCGGCAAGGCGATGACACTTGTAGAACAACTGGCAGCTAGAGGTTAA
- a CDS encoding YdcH family protein, whose protein sequence is MLGENHSLVNDFPEFTDVIASLLESDPDFAKDNKEYTAMDKEIRVLELNGAPIEDEAMHKLKHDRAEMKDSLYKRLVAAKG, encoded by the coding sequence ATGTTGGGCGAAAACCATTCTCTTGTTAATGACTTTCCTGAGTTTACTGATGTGATTGCAAGCTTGCTGGAAAGTGATCCAGACTTTGCAAAAGATAATAAAGAGTACACTGCAATGGATAAAGAAATCCGCGTACTTGAACTGAATGGTGCCCCTATTGAAGATGAGGCGATGCACAAACTAAAGCATGATCGGGCAGAAATGAAAGACTCTCTCTACAAGCGCCTAGTCGCAGCAAAGGGCTAG
- a CDS encoding MFS transporter, with product MNPVKQRNTAILMYLLISLGGIVVDIIVPSLPSIQRALLSNETATQWAFTMAMLGFGFGQIAAGFVVDAFGRKLPMLLGALCLTFSLLLSAVVPDIEALIALRLVQGLAVSLVAVGGRAVIKDLYHGEEYLKAVNWITISFALGITLSPFVGGYIEENFGWQMVFTGLTAWVSLGAVLLAFFFTETHTNHQPLNKETIKGNLSEIVLNRGFQRTAITCGVFYAILPAFNTVSPFIIQETLGYGPVFYGHIALVLGGAWLAGNMANRATFSIPAKPKTTLCLLVSLFALALGIGYQTIQGLSLYAFIAPVAVIIFSLGMLFPLYLGKALAPFHHIAGIANAIVFSGCWLCTALISFLASSLPLNSALPLMILYSALLLLVVLLTRKMNDL from the coding sequence ATGAACCCAGTTAAACAGCGCAATACCGCTATCTTGATGTATCTGCTTATTTCCCTTGGTGGGATAGTGGTAGACATCATAGTACCCTCTCTTCCCTCAATTCAAAGGGCGCTTCTATCCAACGAGACCGCAACCCAGTGGGCATTTACTATGGCTATGTTGGGATTTGGTTTTGGACAGATAGCAGCAGGGTTCGTGGTTGATGCGTTTGGGCGAAAACTGCCTATGCTACTGGGCGCTCTGTGCTTAACTTTCTCTTTGCTATTATCAGCCGTGGTTCCTGATATAGAGGCGCTAATTGCCCTTAGGCTTGTTCAGGGACTGGCGGTATCACTGGTTGCTGTAGGCGGTCGCGCTGTAATTAAAGACCTGTATCATGGTGAGGAATATCTAAAGGCAGTCAACTGGATAACTATCTCGTTTGCCCTAGGTATTACCCTATCTCCCTTTGTTGGCGGTTATATCGAAGAAAACTTTGGCTGGCAGATGGTGTTTACTGGATTAACCGCCTGGGTCAGCCTCGGCGCAGTTCTGCTTGCGTTTTTCTTCACCGAAACACATACCAATCATCAGCCTCTAAACAAAGAGACCATTAAGGGGAACCTTTCTGAGATAGTGTTAAACCGAGGATTTCAGCGCACCGCGATAACCTGCGGCGTTTTCTACGCGATTCTTCCCGCGTTTAATACGGTTTCCCCTTTCATAATTCAAGAGACTCTAGGTTATGGCCCCGTATTTTATGGTCATATCGCACTGGTTCTCGGGGGGGCATGGCTTGCAGGCAATATGGCAAACCGCGCCACATTTTCCATACCTGCAAAACCTAAAACTACTTTATGTCTGCTAGTCTCACTGTTCGCATTAGCTTTAGGCATTGGTTATCAGACTATCCAAGGTTTAAGCCTGTATGCCTTCATCGCTCCGGTAGCCGTCATTATCTTCTCTCTGGGTATGCTATTCCCCCTTTATTTGGGTAAGGCACTAGCGCCGTTTCATCATATCGCTGGTATTGCCAACGCCATCGTTTTCTCAGGGTGCTGGTTATGTACGGCCCTGATTTCATTCCTAGCATCGAGTTTGCCTCTCAACTCTGCACTTCCATTAATGATTTTATATTCAGCTCTACTACTATTAGTCGTACTACTAACCAGAAAAATGAATGACTTATGA